A single window of Sporosarcina sp. Marseille-Q4943 DNA harbors:
- a CDS encoding 2-isopropylmalate synthase, with amino-acid sequence MRKIDIFDTTLRDGEQSAGINLNTAEKMEIARQLERFGATVIEAGFPASSPGDFEAVQRIANTVKNSTVTGLARAMKSDIDTSWEALKGGQQPHLHVFLATSPIHMEHKLMKTPDQVVDIAVEAVKYAKKFFPLVQWSAEDAFRSDPAFLVRIINQVIKAGATTINIPDTVGYATPQEYGALFKFLKENVTGIERVKLSAHCHNDLGMAVANSIAAIENGADQVEGTINGIGERAGNAALEEIAVALHIRKDVYGFETGINLQEIKRTSQLVSQLTGVVIQPNKAVVGKNAFAHESGIHQDGMLKNRETYEIITPELIGDKTAPLALGKHSGRHAFKDRAVSMGFELSDAQLNEAFVEFKKLADRKKEITEDDLFVLFTGKQIAYADADIYELTNVQVQYGTSNVPTATIAANVPSGENVVVATTGAGSVEAIFNALELLVKGQVNILDYRVTSIGKGRDALGEAVVNLRFNGETFTGRDVSQDVLEASAKAYLNAINRKLVKDQVKVMETVGQ; translated from the coding sequence GTGCGAAAAATTGACATCTTTGATACGACACTTCGTGATGGTGAACAATCGGCCGGCATCAATCTGAACACGGCTGAAAAGATGGAAATTGCCCGCCAACTAGAACGTTTTGGCGCTACGGTGATCGAAGCAGGGTTCCCTGCTTCCTCACCTGGTGATTTCGAAGCAGTACAGCGTATTGCAAACACAGTGAAGAACTCGACAGTGACCGGGCTTGCCCGTGCAATGAAAAGCGATATCGATACATCATGGGAAGCGCTGAAAGGCGGACAGCAACCGCATCTCCACGTATTTTTGGCCACGTCACCGATCCATATGGAACATAAATTGATGAAAACGCCTGACCAAGTCGTGGACATCGCAGTTGAAGCTGTAAAATACGCAAAAAAATTCTTTCCTCTCGTTCAATGGTCAGCAGAAGACGCATTCCGTTCCGACCCTGCATTCCTCGTCCGGATCATCAATCAAGTGATCAAAGCCGGTGCGACGACAATTAATATCCCTGACACGGTCGGTTATGCAACGCCACAAGAATACGGGGCTTTATTCAAATTCTTGAAGGAGAATGTGACAGGCATTGAGCGTGTGAAACTATCTGCGCATTGCCATAACGATTTAGGGATGGCTGTCGCTAACTCCATCGCAGCGATTGAAAATGGTGCCGATCAAGTCGAAGGCACGATTAACGGGATCGGTGAACGGGCTGGAAATGCAGCGCTCGAAGAAATTGCTGTTGCCCTCCATATACGCAAAGACGTTTACGGTTTTGAAACGGGCATCAATTTACAGGAAATCAAACGCACGAGCCAATTGGTCAGCCAGTTGACAGGCGTCGTCATTCAGCCGAACAAGGCGGTTGTCGGGAAGAATGCGTTCGCCCATGAATCGGGAATCCATCAGGACGGCATGCTGAAAAATCGTGAAACATATGAAATCATCACCCCGGAACTGATCGGTGATAAGACTGCTCCGCTAGCACTCGGTAAGCATTCAGGCCGCCATGCATTTAAGGACCGTGCTGTATCGATGGGCTTTGAGCTGAGCGATGCGCAATTAAATGAAGCGTTCGTCGAGTTCAAGAAGCTCGCCGACCGCAAGAAGGAAATTACGGAAGACGATCTATTCGTCCTCTTCACAGGGAAGCAAATTGCGTATGCAGATGCGGACATTTATGAATTGACGAATGTGCAAGTGCAATACGGCACTTCCAATGTTCCGACAGCTACAATTGCAGCGAATGTTCCTTCCGGGGAAAATGTCGTCGTTGCGACAACAGGCGCCGGTTCGGTCGAAGCGATCTTCAATGCTCTTGAGCTGCTCGTCAAAGGGCAAGTCAACATTCTGGACTACCGCGTCACATCAATCGGCAAAGGACGCGATGCTTTAGGGGAAGCAGTCGTCAACTTGCGTTTCAACGGCGAAACATTCACAGGCCGCGACGTTTCACAAGACGTCTTAGAAGCATCCGCCAAAGCATATTTGAACGCTATTAATAGGAAATTAGTGAAGGATCAAGTGAAAGTGATGGAAACGGTTGGTCAGTGA
- the leuB gene encoding 3-isopropylmalate dehydrogenase, protein MEKRVAVLQGDGIGPEVTSAAVRVLEVVARRFNHTFHFNYGSIGGAAIDSFNDPLPKETIELCESSDAVLLGAVGGPKWDQNPSELRPEKGLLAIRKHFDLFANLRPVKAVPSLLQASPLKEEIVREVDMMIVRELTGGIYFGQPSRKTETSAVDTLVYTREEIERIVEKAFELARMRRGKVTSVDKANVLESSKLWREVVEEKRKGYPDVEVEHQLVDSAAMKLITNPKSFDVVVTENMFGDILSDEASVITGSLGLMPSASVRSDGFGLYEPVHGSAPDVAGMGIANPAAAILSAAMMLRYSFGMDTEAAAIEKAVDTVFEDGHFTADLAGDSDRALSTTDWTDKVINELDLQFVSNSIMFSYV, encoded by the coding sequence ATGGAAAAAAGAGTGGCTGTATTACAAGGTGATGGAATCGGACCAGAAGTGACGTCGGCGGCTGTGCGAGTTCTTGAAGTGGTTGCAAGACGATTCAACCACACATTCCATTTCAATTACGGTTCAATCGGAGGGGCGGCGATCGATTCGTTCAATGACCCGCTTCCGAAAGAGACAATCGAACTCTGTGAATCGAGTGATGCAGTGCTCTTAGGGGCGGTCGGCGGTCCGAAATGGGATCAAAACCCTTCGGAATTGCGACCTGAAAAAGGGTTGCTGGCGATTCGGAAGCATTTCGATCTATTTGCGAATCTCAGACCGGTCAAGGCTGTCCCATCCTTGCTTCAGGCTTCTCCTTTGAAGGAGGAAATCGTACGGGAAGTCGATATGATGATCGTCCGGGAGTTGACGGGCGGCATCTACTTCGGGCAACCGAGCCGCAAGACGGAGACTTCCGCAGTCGATACACTCGTCTATACACGTGAAGAAATTGAACGCATCGTTGAAAAGGCATTCGAGCTTGCGCGGATGAGACGGGGGAAGGTGACATCCGTCGACAAGGCGAACGTATTGGAGTCGAGCAAGCTTTGGCGTGAAGTCGTCGAAGAGAAGCGGAAAGGCTATCCGGATGTTGAAGTCGAGCATCAGCTCGTCGACTCGGCGGCAATGAAATTGATTACGAACCCGAAATCCTTCGATGTTGTCGTCACGGAAAACATGTTCGGCGACATTTTAAGCGACGAAGCGTCTGTCATCACCGGTTCGCTCGGCCTTATGCCGTCAGCAAGTGTTCGTTCCGATGGATTCGGCCTTTACGAACCAGTTCATGGCTCAGCGCCAGATGTAGCGGGAATGGGAATTGCGAATCCGGCAGCGGCTATCTTGTCGGCTGCAATGATGCTGCGTTACTCATTCGGAATGGATACGGAAGCGGCGGCGATCGAAAAAGCGGTGGATACCGTATTTGAGGATGGCCATTTCACAGCAGACCTCGCCGGGGACTCAGATCGCGCTCTTTCTACAACCGATTGGACAGATAAAGTGATCAACGAGCTTGATTTGCAGTTCGTCTCGAATAGCATCATGTTTTCCTATGTCTGA
- the leuD gene encoding 3-isopropylmalate dehydratase small subunit, protein MKPINEVRSVMTPLNRKNVDTDQIISKEFLKRIERTGFGKYLFYHWRFQADGTVNKDFVLNDDRFKDSKILVAHDNFGCGSSREHAPWAILDYGFEVVIAPSFADIFHNNCFKNGILPIRLRVEEVEELLSKGESAPYTLEINLGEQTVKSEDGKTYSFDIDPYYKQMLLNGWDEIALTFQYEEQIAKYEKQHA, encoded by the coding sequence ATGAAACCGATCAATGAAGTGCGCAGCGTCATGACCCCGTTAAATCGAAAAAACGTAGATACGGACCAAATCATATCGAAGGAATTCCTTAAGCGGATCGAACGGACCGGCTTTGGAAAATACCTTTTCTACCATTGGCGTTTTCAGGCGGACGGAACAGTAAACAAAGATTTCGTCTTAAACGACGACCGGTTCAAAGACTCAAAAATCTTGGTCGCTCATGATAATTTCGGATGCGGATCCTCTAGGGAGCACGCGCCATGGGCGATCCTTGACTACGGATTCGAAGTCGTCATCGCCCCGTCGTTTGCGGATATCTTCCATAATAACTGCTTCAAAAACGGTATCCTGCCGATTCGCCTCCGTGTGGAGGAAGTCGAAGAGCTTTTATCCAAAGGTGAGTCCGCTCCCTATACGTTGGAAATCAATCTAGGCGAGCAGACTGTAAAAAGCGAAGACGGAAAAACGTACTCATTCGACATCGACCCATATTATAAGCAAATGCTATTGAATGGATGGGACGAAATCGCGTTGACGTTCCAATACGAAGAGCAAATTGCCAAGTACGAAAAACAGCATGCATGA
- a CDS encoding IS3 family transposase, whose amino-acid sequence MPKKVASFSDGSGRLSRKAQAALSFELKEEFRLKDVLPIVGIPESSYHYHVKQMSRENPHQELEDKIQSIFNEHKGNYGYRRIKLDLKNRGIIVNHKKVQRIMRKLGLKGNKFTRKSRRYSSYKGTIGTVVKNRINRRFNTPIPCQKLTTDITEFKCSDGLKLYLSPMMDMYNGEILSYGISMRPTLDFVMKPLEEVLDIVKNAKFRTTIHSDQGWHYQHGNWVATLKEHKVFQSMSRKGNCLDNSPMENFFGLLKQEMYHGEPLRTYEELKRAIEAYIQYYNNKRIKQKLAGMSPVQYRLHTSQLAA is encoded by the coding sequence ATACCTAAAAAAGTTGCGAGCTTTTCAGATGGATCCGGACGGCTATCTCGAAAAGCACAAGCAGCGCTATCGTTCGAACTCAAAGAAGAATTCCGATTGAAGGATGTACTTCCGATTGTAGGCATTCCTGAGTCTTCATATCACTATCATGTAAAACAAATGAGCAGGGAAAATCCGCACCAAGAGTTGGAAGATAAGATTCAATCTATTTTTAATGAACACAAGGGCAATTATGGTTACCGGAGGATTAAACTAGATTTGAAGAACCGTGGCATCATAGTTAATCATAAAAAGGTGCAGCGTATTATGCGAAAACTAGGATTGAAAGGCAATAAGTTCACCAGGAAATCACGTCGGTATAGTTCGTATAAGGGAACTATCGGTACAGTGGTGAAAAACCGTATTAACCGCCGGTTCAACACCCCGATTCCATGTCAGAAATTGACCACTGATATTACAGAATTCAAGTGTTCAGACGGTCTAAAGCTCTATCTTAGTCCAATGATGGATATGTATAATGGGGAGATTCTTTCGTATGGCATCAGTATGCGTCCGACGCTTGATTTTGTGATGAAACCTTTAGAGGAAGTCCTCGACATCGTAAAAAACGCAAAATTCCGGACTACCATCCACTCGGATCAAGGCTGGCACTATCAGCACGGAAACTGGGTTGCGACCTTAAAAGAACATAAGGTGTTCCAGAGTATGTCGCGGAAGGGGAACTGTCTGGACAACTCCCCCATGGAAAATTTCTTTGGATTACTTAAGCAAGAGATGTATCATGGCGAACCCCTACGCACGTATGAGGAACTGAAACGGGCTATTGAGGCATACATCCAGTACTACAACAACAAACGGATCAAGCAGAAATTGGCTGGCATGAGTCCGGTTCAATACCGTCTTCACACCAGCCAACTAGCTGCATAA
- the leuC gene encoding 3-isopropylmalate dehydratase large subunit: MAKTIIEKIWEQHIVYEEQGKPDLLYIDLHLLHEVTSPQAFEGLRLAGRKVRRPDLCFATMDHNVPTRNLPTINDPIAKKQITTLERNCEEFGIELAHMEHPDQGIVHIIGPELGLTQPGKTIVCGDSHTSTHGAFGAIAFGIGTSEVEHVLSTQTLWQSKPKTMEIRINGKLGFGVTAKDVILAIIAKFGIDVGTGHIAEYTGEAIRSMTMEERMTICNMSIEAGAKAGLISPDETTIEYLRGRRHVPEGDAFVEAAEQWLSLASDEGAVYDTVLEINADEIEPFVTWGTNPSMGSGISANVPSADDFTDESDKEALKKALAYMGLEEGTPLTSIEIQHVFIGSCTNARLSDLRAAAEVIAGQKVHPNVTAIVVPGSRTVKRQAEEEGLDRIFIESGFEWRESGCSMCLAMNDDVVPAGERCASTSNRNFEGRQGAGSRTHLMSPAMAAAAAINGHFTDVREMKLAHA, from the coding sequence ATGGCGAAGACGATCATCGAAAAGATTTGGGAGCAGCATATTGTATACGAAGAACAGGGGAAGCCGGATCTGTTATATATCGACCTTCATTTATTGCATGAAGTGACGTCTCCTCAAGCGTTTGAAGGCTTGCGGCTGGCGGGGCGGAAAGTACGCCGTCCCGACCTCTGTTTCGCTACGATGGATCATAACGTTCCGACCCGAAATTTGCCGACCATCAACGACCCGATTGCCAAAAAGCAGATTACAACATTGGAGAGAAACTGCGAGGAGTTCGGCATCGAGCTTGCACATATGGAGCATCCGGACCAAGGAATCGTCCATATTATCGGTCCTGAACTCGGATTGACGCAGCCGGGCAAGACAATTGTTTGCGGGGATAGCCACACATCGACGCACGGTGCATTCGGCGCCATCGCGTTTGGAATCGGTACGAGCGAGGTCGAGCACGTTCTGTCGACACAGACGCTTTGGCAATCAAAACCGAAGACGATGGAAATACGGATCAATGGAAAACTCGGCTTCGGCGTCACTGCGAAAGACGTTATCCTTGCGATCATCGCCAAATTCGGCATCGATGTCGGAACGGGGCATATCGCCGAGTATACAGGTGAAGCGATCCGTTCCATGACGATGGAAGAACGGATGACGATTTGCAATATGTCCATTGAAGCGGGGGCAAAAGCCGGCTTGATCAGCCCGGATGAGACGACGATCGAGTATTTGAGGGGGCGCCGTCATGTCCCTGAAGGCGATGCGTTCGTGGAAGCCGCGGAGCAATGGCTCTCCTTGGCATCTGACGAAGGAGCCGTTTACGATACGGTTCTTGAAATCAATGCAGATGAAATAGAGCCATTTGTTACATGGGGCACGAATCCTTCGATGGGTTCCGGCATCAGCGCCAACGTCCCGTCAGCGGATGACTTTACGGATGAATCCGACAAGGAAGCCTTGAAAAAAGCGCTCGCTTACATGGGGCTTGAAGAAGGGACGCCGCTCACTTCAATCGAAATCCAACACGTCTTCATCGGATCTTGCACGAATGCACGGTTAAGCGATCTGCGGGCCGCTGCCGAAGTGATTGCAGGACAAAAAGTGCATCCGAATGTGACGGCAATCGTCGTTCCGGGTTCACGAACGGTGAAACGGCAAGCGGAAGAGGAAGGTTTGGATAGAATCTTCATTGAATCGGGTTTCGAATGGCGCGAGTCGGGATGCAGCATGTGCCTTGCGATGAACGATGATGTCGTTCCAGCAGGGGAGAGATGCGCATCGACATCGAACCGGAACTTCGAAGGCAGACAAGGGGCGGGTTCCCGTACCCATTTAATGAGCCCCGCAATGGCTGCGGCGGCAGCAATCAACGGTCATTTCACCGATGTACGTGAGATGAAGTTGGCTCACGCTTAA
- a CDS encoding S-layer homology domain-containing protein: protein MTKNRITTVVLASVLSLALVLFGCSPTDANTITMDQNFTDIHNEFWAKDEVTQLVDMGVINGYPDKQFRPAVEVSRGQAANLLTSALQLPEAPYEPIFKDVSSKSSHLKGAMSTYKAGIFLGKEDGTFGIGDSLTREQMATVIVRAFDLQDTGEDIQFKDDNRISASHKEGVKILAQHGITTGKEDGTFDPKTAVNRATYVVFLHRAMVKTGKIDESKAIVFNKPQMLGNYETIRHEQNFVEVPISNANKTYLRSNNYLQFAGEKTRKHAHSTDITYTYKVGGLSPAVVNVTKRLLENGDYFIFTELKNPQRMPIRVDVIQTENNVEKGILREYSRYPIKKDSDGTFGFDLTTYPTGVFEKTSNEGDKAQRMIGKAYRSKELTQTYPNGASSHTRELFEESEAFSGVLLGDTQLSVYTLRSRGYDIVDQWLLVSDELLFSSHQSMDRWMLESATYYKKRNKWYTANGPYNKMATTIEPMPKSGRGYGRNLLLVKEDRTMAMYNQTKERYFESLLFNSFANLDIFRGDRTYWETEVTSTYLKNLFGITAPFVDTRFNEQIALFLYNGGKAFGHDDYTLGLKNYADLLVSQRGKGNIIRVDANSYYIQDYFPSKQNVKTHSSMNHLLGGMNILLLAYKELGDPIYLQTAQSIQSALEKDVNKWIRPNGDIWYKISPDHTFVGEDYVHLTLEDLIHSYEMWSDIDPSKTAVLEKMIRSKAGYMDKNKKGYTTKIREGLDRIGMPELLPAGVEHTDAL from the coding sequence GTGACAAAAAATAGAATAACTACCGTCGTATTGGCGAGCGTTTTATCTCTTGCACTCGTCTTGTTCGGATGCAGTCCGACAGATGCGAATACGATAACGATGGACCAGAACTTTACCGATATACATAACGAGTTTTGGGCTAAGGATGAAGTGACACAGCTTGTCGATATGGGTGTCATCAATGGCTACCCGGACAAGCAGTTTAGACCGGCGGTTGAAGTATCGCGCGGTCAAGCGGCAAACCTCCTGACGAGCGCGCTTCAATTACCGGAAGCCCCATATGAACCGATTTTCAAGGACGTCAGCAGTAAGTCCTCCCATTTAAAAGGGGCGATGTCGACGTACAAAGCCGGAATCTTCCTCGGAAAGGAAGACGGTACATTCGGTATAGGGGATTCATTGACACGTGAACAGATGGCGACGGTCATCGTACGCGCCTTCGACTTGCAAGATACAGGCGAAGACATCCAATTCAAAGATGATAACCGCATCAGTGCATCGCATAAGGAAGGCGTGAAAATCCTTGCGCAGCACGGAATTACGACAGGTAAAGAAGACGGGACGTTCGATCCGAAAACTGCGGTGAATCGTGCAACGTATGTCGTTTTCCTTCATCGTGCAATGGTGAAGACCGGAAAGATCGACGAAAGCAAAGCAATCGTCTTCAATAAACCACAAATGCTCGGAAACTATGAAACAATCCGGCACGAACAGAATTTCGTCGAAGTGCCGATTTCAAACGCAAATAAAACATATCTTCGTTCTAACAACTATTTGCAGTTTGCAGGTGAAAAGACGAGAAAGCACGCCCATTCAACGGATATAACGTATACGTATAAAGTCGGCGGATTGTCGCCGGCTGTCGTCAACGTAACAAAACGGCTACTGGAAAACGGGGACTATTTCATTTTCACGGAACTGAAAAACCCTCAACGGATGCCAATCAGAGTCGATGTCATCCAGACAGAAAACAATGTAGAGAAAGGGATTTTGCGGGAGTATAGCCGCTATCCAATCAAAAAAGATTCAGACGGCACATTCGGTTTCGACTTGACAACGTACCCGACAGGTGTATTTGAAAAAACATCAAATGAAGGTGACAAGGCGCAACGGATGATTGGCAAGGCGTATCGATCGAAAGAGCTCACACAAACATATCCGAACGGCGCAAGCAGCCATACTCGCGAATTGTTCGAGGAAAGCGAGGCATTCAGTGGAGTCCTTCTTGGAGACACGCAGCTTTCCGTCTATACATTGAGATCAAGAGGATATGACATTGTCGATCAATGGCTCCTCGTTTCCGATGAACTGCTGTTCTCCAGCCACCAAAGCATGGACCGGTGGATGCTAGAATCCGCTACGTATTATAAGAAGCGAAACAAATGGTATACCGCAAATGGTCCTTACAATAAAATGGCAACGACGATTGAACCGATGCCAAAATCGGGCAGGGGCTACGGCCGGAACTTGCTACTCGTGAAAGAAGACCGCACGATGGCGATGTACAATCAAACAAAGGAACGTTATTTCGAAAGCTTGCTATTCAATTCATTCGCGAACCTCGACATTTTCAGAGGAGACCGGACGTACTGGGAAACGGAAGTGACGAGTACGTATTTGAAAAATCTGTTCGGAATTACAGCTCCTTTCGTGGACACCCGATTCAATGAACAGATCGCATTATTCCTCTATAATGGAGGAAAGGCGTTCGGGCATGACGACTATACGCTAGGCTTGAAAAATTACGCGGATTTACTCGTTTCCCAAAGAGGGAAGGGCAATATCATCCGAGTCGATGCAAATTCCTATTACATCCAAGACTACTTCCCATCGAAGCAAAACGTGAAGACACACAGTTCGATGAACCATTTGCTTGGAGGTATGAACATCCTGTTGCTCGCCTATAAGGAACTCGGCGATCCCATCTATTTGCAAACAGCGCAAAGTATCCAATCGGCACTCGAGAAGGATGTCAATAAATGGATTCGTCCGAACGGGGACATTTGGTACAAAATCTCTCCGGACCATACATTTGTCGGAGAGGACTACGTGCATTTGACATTGGAGGATCTCATCCATTCTTACGAAATGTGGTCCGATATCGACCCATCCAAAACGGCAGTCCTAGAGAAGATGATTCGTTCGAAAGCAGGCTATATGGATAAAAACAAAAAAGGCTATACGACGAAAATTAGAGAAGGCCTCGACCGTATCGGCATGCCGGAATTATTGCCGGCTGGTGTGGAACATACAGACGCTCTATAA
- a CDS encoding helix-turn-helix domain-containing protein, with protein sequence MVKYSDEFKVMIVQEYLGGRLGYGTLAKKYGIKSSEQIRRWVLVYKKYGAEGLLRKKSHEVYSVQFKLDVLSFMKRTGASQPETALHFGLTNPSMIGDWKKKFLEGGAEALDNPKGRPVMSDKAKNVKKDQKPTQQDEMTREQKLERENELLRLEVEYLKKLRAFQMDPDGYLEKHKQRYRSNSKKNSD encoded by the coding sequence ATGGTTAAATATAGCGATGAATTTAAGGTCATGATTGTTCAGGAGTATTTAGGTGGACGACTTGGCTATGGTACTTTGGCTAAAAAGTATGGCATTAAGTCATCTGAACAAATTAGAAGATGGGTGTTGGTTTACAAGAAGTATGGCGCGGAGGGATTACTAAGAAAGAAAAGTCATGAAGTTTATTCTGTTCAATTCAAATTAGATGTACTAAGCTTTATGAAAAGGACAGGCGCTTCGCAGCCAGAAACTGCGCTTCACTTCGGATTGACGAATCCTTCGATGATTGGTGATTGGAAGAAGAAATTCCTTGAAGGCGGTGCTGAAGCCCTGGACAACCCGAAAGGACGGCCAGTCATGTCTGATAAAGCGAAGAACGTCAAGAAGGACCAGAAGCCAACACAACAGGATGAAATGACACGTGAACAGAAATTAGAACGGGAAAATGAACTCCTCCGCTTGGAGGTGGAATACCTAAAAAAGTTGCGAGCTTTTCAGATGGATCCGGACGGCTATCTCGAAAAGCACAAGCAGCGCTATCGTTCGAACTCAAAGAAGAATTCCGATTGA